One genomic segment of Suttonella sp. R2A3 includes these proteins:
- a CDS encoding NnrS family protein translates to MLGSFKTRQNLEHPFRLFFLLAITGIIVALMPWFSVSFAPQYAGHFPLHWHAFAFIELVGGAAFAGFLLTALPSWCSYRPPLRYHSILLVLLLGVALICLPWPRLSSILINGFWLYLLGLAARYIVHTRSWHHASFIGVVSAIAALSIAYSLNPQAKWLHASVDVMIIGIALANFRVGRVLGNQALEDSGIDDEQFIPNPFYKNISALLLMLAASLSLLASEAVQGWLYLAVGMSFAARLQDWHDSRLLKRAYIRVYYAVSLSMAFGYMALGLVLLTAPQLFSFVRHFLAIAVYLLMVLTIMSIVGLRHSGLKLRFYFDTQLAMLLVVVAALSRSVLVIYYPSLMTLYTIPSVALSLAFIIYIARYQAIFRHHEPR, encoded by the coding sequence ATGTTGGGTTCTTTTAAGACAAGGCAAAATTTAGAACACCCGTTCCGCCTTTTTTTCCTCTTGGCAATTACCGGTATTATCGTTGCCTTGATGCCGTGGTTTAGTGTGTCTTTTGCCCCACAATACGCAGGCCATTTTCCGCTGCACTGGCATGCCTTTGCGTTTATTGAATTGGTCGGTGGCGCAGCATTTGCTGGTTTTTTGCTGACGGCGCTACCGTCTTGGTGTAGCTACCGACCGCCTCTACGCTACCATAGCATCCTACTTGTTTTGTTGTTGGGCGTAGCTCTCATTTGTCTTCCTTGGCCGCGGCTAAGCAGCATCCTGATTAATGGATTTTGGCTCTATTTATTGGGCCTGGCTGCGCGCTATATCGTGCACACACGCAGCTGGCATCATGCGAGCTTTATCGGCGTAGTTTCCGCAATTGCTGCGTTAAGCATCGCCTATAGCCTTAATCCTCAGGCGAAATGGCTGCATGCCAGTGTGGATGTGATGATTATTGGGATTGCGTTAGCCAATTTTCGTGTCGGTCGCGTCTTGGGTAATCAGGCTTTAGAAGATAGTGGGATCGATGATGAGCAATTTATCCCCAATCCCTTTTATAAAAATATTTCCGCGTTGTTACTGATGCTTGCTGCTAGCTTAAGCCTACTGGCGAGTGAGGCCGTGCAAGGCTGGCTGTATCTCGCTGTCGGGATGAGTTTTGCCGCACGCCTACAAGATTGGCATGATAGTCGCCTGCTAAAGCGCGCTTATATACGGGTATATTATGCAGTGAGTCTAAGTATGGCGTTTGGTTATATGGCGCTTGGATTGGTGTTGCTCACAGCCCCTCAACTCTTTAGTTTTGTCCGGCATTTTCTAGCGATTGCGGTGTATTTATTGATGGTGCTGACGATTATGTCGATTGTTGGTCTGCGTCATAGTGGCTTAAAACTGCGTTTTTATTTTGATACTCAGTTGGCGATGTTGCTGGTTGTGGTTGCGGCTCTGTCGCGGAGTGTCTTGGTTATATATTATCCAAGCTTAATGACGCTTTATACGATACCAAGCGTTGCACTATCTCTCGCGTTTATTATTTATATAGCACGCTATCAAGCGATCTTTCGTCATCATGAGCCACGCTAA
- a CDS encoding ABC transporter ATP-binding protein, with protein sequence MLHAENIQIDLMMVPIVEDISLALAPGNCVCIVGPSGGGKTTLLRAISGLIDIKEGQIECTFQRLAYLFQEPRLLPWYSAAENVRIVAPNNDLEAVYDWFDILGLAREDMDKFPHELSGGMQQRVALARALIVRPDMLIMDEPFSALDHQLRRRLQKLIVSQIEDHSLAVCMVTHDREEALLLGQRIIRISGKPAVLEHTLDLPTPYHARDDQFVRDYLHHRIFAEIEAA encoded by the coding sequence ATGTTACACGCTGAAAATATCCAAATTGACCTGATGATGGTGCCGATTGTTGAGGATATTTCCTTGGCGCTGGCGCCAGGAAATTGCGTGTGTATCGTTGGCCCATCAGGGGGCGGTAAAACGACTCTATTACGCGCGATCAGTGGCTTGATCGATATTAAAGAAGGTCAGATAGAATGCACTTTTCAACGATTGGCTTATTTGTTCCAGGAGCCACGATTGTTACCTTGGTATAGTGCGGCTGAAAACGTGCGTATCGTGGCGCCAAATAACGATCTGGAAGCCGTCTATGACTGGTTTGACATACTGGGTTTGGCGAGAGAAGATATGGATAAATTTCCCCATGAACTCTCGGGCGGCATGCAACAACGGGTTGCTTTAGCGCGCGCACTGATTGTTAGGCCAGATATGCTGATTATGGATGAGCCATTTTCTGCGCTGGATCATCAATTGCGCCGGCGCTTACAAAAACTCATTGTCAGCCAAATTGAAGATCATTCGCTTGCGGTGTGTATGGTGACGCATGATCGTGAAGAAGCGCTGCTGCTTGGACAACGCATTATTCGCATTAGTGGTAAACCTGCGGTTCTTGAGCATACGCTCGATTTACCCACCCCTTATCATGCACGTGATGATCAATTTGTTCGCGACTATTTACACCACCGGATTTTTGCTGAAATTGAAGCGGCATAA
- a CDS encoding ABC transporter permease, translating into MLFKQGQKLERDYPWRIIDYCWGVFPALASICLFMALWQYAHQVLGAMLMPSPQTVLARAYEILYSHAGQQTVLTTLARGAVGIALALFIGIGGGLLAGVSKTLALLLRPLITMLLGTPPIIWVVLALFWFGMGFASTVFTVMISVLPMVFAAAMMGMMSVSEPLKEMLRIYRLPLTQRIRHLYVPHLTQQLLPAIIVAFGTGLKITVMAELLGSNEGIGSELANARAMLETTDVMAYVVIIVSIIMLIEYGVLEPLKRLLLPQRST; encoded by the coding sequence ATGCTTTTTAAGCAGGGTCAAAAACTCGAGCGGGATTATCCGTGGCGTATCATTGATTATTGCTGGGGTGTTTTTCCGGCATTGGCGAGCATTTGTTTGTTTATGGCGCTTTGGCAGTACGCTCATCAAGTATTGGGTGCCATGTTGATGCCTTCGCCACAGACAGTGCTTGCTCGCGCCTATGAAATTCTCTACAGCCATGCAGGACAGCAGACGGTTCTCACCACTTTGGCGCGAGGCGCCGTCGGTATCGCTCTCGCGTTATTTATTGGTATTGGTGGTGGTTTGTTGGCAGGAGTGAGTAAAACACTGGCGCTATTACTGCGTCCGTTGATTACGATGCTGCTTGGTACGCCACCAATTATTTGGGTGGTGCTTGCGCTGTTTTGGTTTGGCATGGGCTTTGCGAGCACCGTTTTTACGGTGATGATTAGTGTATTGCCGATGGTTTTTGCAGCGGCGATGATGGGGATGATGAGTGTGAGTGAGCCATTAAAGGAAATGCTGCGCATTTATCGTTTGCCGCTTACCCAGCGGATTCGCCATTTGTATGTACCCCATCTCACGCAGCAGCTGTTACCAGCGATTATAGTCGCTTTTGGTACCGGACTTAAGATTACGGTTATGGCGGAGTTGCTCGGCAGCAATGAGGGGATTGGCTCTGAACTCGCTAATGCACGTGCGATGCTCGAAACCACCGATGTGATGGCGTATGTGGTGATCATCGTTAGTATTATTATGCTGATTGAATACGGGGTGCTTGAACCACTCAAGCGTTTATTATTACCACAACGTTCCACGTGA